The Synechocystis sp. PCC 7509 genome includes a window with the following:
- the obgE gene encoding GTPase ObgE, which produces MQFIDRAEIEVESGSGGDGMVCFRREKYVPAGGPSGGKGGGGGSVIFKSVENLQTLLDFRYRHRFKAEDGDRGGTNNCTGASGDDLIVEVPCGTIIYDAQTSELIGDLTEPNQTLLVAKGGKGGLGNKHFLSNSNRAPEYALPGLPGEIRLLNLELKLLAEVGIIGLPNAGKSTLISALSSARPKIADYPFTTLVPNLGVVRKPTGDGTVFADIPGLIAGAHQGAGLGYDFLRHIERTRVLLHLVDGTASDPIADYQIIQAELNAYGRGLASRPQIVAINKADAIDEETISAIAQQLKLLSQSPIFLISAVSRQGLNELLQTIWTTIDRQKEVREAQEVYLGL; this is translated from the coding sequence ATGCAATTTATCGATCGAGCCGAAATAGAAGTTGAGTCAGGCAGTGGCGGCGATGGCATGGTCTGCTTTCGTCGAGAAAAGTACGTCCCCGCCGGAGGCCCCTCAGGAGGCAAGGGAGGTGGTGGTGGTTCGGTAATTTTTAAAAGTGTAGAAAACTTACAAACTTTGCTGGACTTTCGCTACAGGCATCGCTTTAAAGCCGAAGATGGCGATCGCGGTGGCACAAACAATTGTACGGGGGCTTCGGGAGACGATTTAATCGTTGAAGTTCCCTGTGGAACGATAATTTATGATGCTCAAACCAGCGAATTAATCGGCGACTTGACCGAACCCAATCAAACTTTGCTAGTAGCTAAAGGCGGTAAAGGCGGGTTGGGAAACAAACATTTCTTGAGTAACAGCAACCGCGCCCCCGAATATGCCTTACCAGGATTACCCGGCGAAATTCGCTTATTAAATTTAGAATTGAAGCTTTTAGCAGAAGTGGGAATTATTGGTCTGCCAAATGCTGGCAAATCTACGTTAATTTCGGCTTTGTCCTCCGCCCGACCAAAAATAGCTGATTATCCCTTTACTACCTTAGTGCCGAATTTGGGAGTAGTACGCAAGCCTACCGGAGACGGCACAGTGTTTGCCGATATTCCGGGTTTGATTGCTGGCGCTCATCAAGGAGCAGGTTTAGGTTATGATTTTTTGCGCCATATCGAACGCACTCGCGTACTACTACACTTAGTCGATGGTACGGCAAGCGATCCCATTGCCGACTATCAAATAATTCAAGCAGAATTAAACGCCTACGGACGAGGATTAGCCTCTCGCCCGCAAATTGTGGCAATTAATAAAGCCGATGCCATTGATGAGGAAACTATAAGTGCGATCGCTCAACAACTCAAACTTTTAAGTCAAAGTCCAATTTTTCTAATTTCCGCCGTTAGTCGTCAAGGGTTAAATGAGTTGTTACAAACTATCTGGACGACTATAGACCGCCAAAAAGAGGTGCGAGAGGCACAGGAAGTTTATCTCGGACTTTGA
- a CDS encoding Mo-dependent nitrogenase C-terminal domain-containing protein: MTPCTDEQVSAWLRGLLTIAWADGNFDLEEQKLIAALVTNGGENTSPLTEIEPITSAELAAALKSSDSATAENFLRTAVMVAIADGVYSIDEDNLLHEFCQALGLSETALDSLRSTLYDQEKGMIPNFYLFTQLDNHALRPIRNWLDDLKIHDPKVARFLCKMIPAQCPFERDVKLFGRKIVHIPPMCKINPVYEQLVGLRFRALSYLADECHEDVSNYC, translated from the coding sequence ATGACTCCTTGTACTGATGAGCAAGTATCAGCTTGGTTACGCGGACTGCTAACAATTGCTTGGGCAGACGGCAATTTCGATCTTGAAGAACAGAAATTAATCGCCGCTTTAGTAACCAATGGCGGTGAAAATACCAGCCCATTAACAGAAATAGAGCCAATTACAAGCGCTGAACTCGCGGCGGCTCTTAAAAGTAGCGATAGCGCCACCGCCGAGAATTTTTTACGTACCGCCGTAATGGTAGCGATCGCCGATGGCGTGTACTCCATCGACGAAGATAATTTATTGCACGAATTTTGCCAAGCTTTAGGACTATCAGAAACAGCCCTAGATAGCTTGCGAAGTACCCTTTACGACCAAGAAAAAGGCATGATCCCCAACTTCTATTTATTTACACAGCTTGACAACCATGCCTTGCGTCCGATTCGCAACTGGCTTGACGACCTAAAAATTCACGATCCCAAAGTAGCCCGATTTTTGTGCAAAATGATCCCCGCCCAATGTCCCTTCGAGCGCGATGTAAAACTATTTGGACGTAAAATTGTACATATTCCACCAATGTGCAAAATTAACCCTGTTTACGAGCAACTCGTTGGTTTACGCTTTCGTGCCTTATCCTATTTAGCCGATGAATGTCATGAAGATGTCTCAAATTATTGTTAG
- a CDS encoding response regulator has product MTTNTDSLEPKQLLQVLTAVKKGDFSVRMPIDQTGIAGKIADTLNDIIELNSMMTEELERISNVVGKEGKIESRAVLANAGGAWGKSINSVNTLITDLVQPIVETSRAIRGVANGDLSQEVALESNGSPLKGEFLQTAQVVNTMVEQLGSFASEVTRVAREVGSEGKLGAQAEVKGVAGTWKDLTGAVNSMAGNLTAQVRNIAEVTTAVANGDLSKKITVDVKGEILELKDTINVMVDQLNSFASEVTRVAREVGSEGKLGVQADVKGVAGTWKDLTDSVNFMAGSLTAQVRNIATVTTAVANGDLSKKITVDVKGEILELKNTINVMVDQLNSFASEVTRVAREVGTEGKLGGQAQVSGVGGTWKDLTDNVNSMAGNLTAQVRGIARVVTAVANGDLKRKLMLEAKGEIETLADTINEMTDTLATFADQVTTVAREVGIEGKLGGQAKVPGAAGTWRDLTDNVNELAANLTTQVRAIAEVATAVTKGDLTRSISVQAEGEVAILSSNINQMIANLRETTQKNTEQDWLKTNLAKFTRMLQGQRDLEAVSKLILSELAPLVGAQQGVFYLMVSEDVHEKFLKLISTYAYRERKQLANQFRLGEGLVGQCALEKERILLTEVPADYIKIGSGLGEATPLNAVVLPVLFEGQVTAVIELASFHRFNDIHLSFFDQLTESIAIVLNTIASSMRTEELLKQSQSLAEELQSQQSELRETNQRLELQAKSLKASEDLLKNQQEQLQQTNVELEERSELLAVQNQEVERKNREIDQARQTVEEKADQLALSSRYKSEFLANMSHELRTPLNSLLILSKLLGDNRTRNLTPKQVEYSKTIYNAGTELLTLINDILDLAKIESGTMSVDVEPMLLSDLRQQVESTFRQVAQDKGLQFSISIAPTLPPTIDTDAKRLQQILKNLLANAFKFTDSGHVSLQVEPVTAGWNSSNQNLNNARSAIAFSVVDTGIGIASDKQKVIFEAFQQADGTTSRKYGGTGLGLSISREIARLLGGEIGLVSTPGKGSNFTLYLPQNITHNAPVALPSIVSPSITTINDDRAEIAASTSRNHPLLLIIEDDSNFARILVDMARDNGFKVLYSSRSETGLEMARKYQPDAIMLDILLPVMDGWTVLDRLKRDRTTRHIPVHILSVSEEHQRGLNLGAKSYLQKPVTSETLTDALTNIKGYIERRIKNLLVVEDDEVQRHSIVELIGNGDVATTAVATGAEALAQLSNTNFDCIVLDLGLPDMSGFELIEQIKQETGGNVPIIVYTSRELTRVEETEIKRIAEAIVIKDVRSPERLLDETALFLHRIQANLPESQRQMLEQLQQIDTGLVGKKVLIVDDDVRNIFALTSMLELYQMQVLYAENGRDALTRLQNTSEIDIVLMDIMMPEMDGYETTRAIRTCEQFKTLPIIALTAKAMKGDREKCIEAGASDYISKPVDTEQLLSLMRVWLYR; this is encoded by the coding sequence ATGACTACAAATACAGATAGTTTAGAACCCAAACAACTACTACAAGTTTTAACCGCCGTCAAAAAAGGTGACTTTTCTGTACGGATGCCTATAGACCAAACAGGGATTGCCGGAAAAATCGCCGATACCCTCAACGATATTATTGAACTTAATTCAATGATGACTGAGGAATTGGAGCGCATTAGTAATGTTGTGGGCAAAGAAGGCAAAATAGAAAGTCGCGCAGTTTTAGCCAACGCTGGCGGTGCGTGGGGAAAAAGTATTAATTCCGTCAATACCTTAATTACTGATTTAGTCCAGCCCATAGTTGAAACCTCTCGCGCGATTCGAGGTGTCGCCAACGGGGACTTGTCTCAAGAAGTCGCTTTAGAAAGTAATGGTAGTCCTCTTAAGGGTGAATTTCTCCAAACGGCCCAAGTTGTCAACACAATGGTAGAACAACTGGGATCTTTTGCTAGTGAAGTAACTAGAGTTGCCCGTGAAGTTGGTAGCGAAGGCAAACTGGGCGCACAAGCAGAGGTTAAAGGCGTTGCGGGGACTTGGAAAGACTTAACGGGAGCGGTAAACTCAATGGCGGGAAACTTGACCGCCCAAGTGCGAAATATTGCGGAAGTAACTACGGCGGTTGCTAATGGTGACTTATCTAAAAAAATCACCGTTGACGTGAAAGGGGAGATTTTAGAGTTAAAAGATACCATCAATGTTATGGTCGATCAACTCAATTCTTTTGCCAGTGAAGTAACTAGAGTCGCTCGTGAAGTTGGTAGCGAAGGAAAACTCGGCGTACAAGCAGATGTTAAAGGCGTTGCTGGGACTTGGAAAGATTTAACCGATAGCGTGAATTTTATGGCGGGTAGCCTTACCGCCCAAGTGCGAAATATTGCTACAGTTACTACCGCCGTTGCTAATGGTGACTTATCTAAAAAAATCACTGTTGACGTTAAAGGAGAAATTTTAGAGTTGAAAAATACCATTAATGTCATGGTCGATCAACTCAATTCTTTTGCCAGTGAAGTAACTAGAGTCGCTCGTGAAGTAGGTACAGAAGGCAAATTAGGCGGTCAAGCTCAAGTTAGCGGGGTAGGGGGAACTTGGAAAGACTTAACAGATAATGTGAACTCCATGGCGGGAAACCTCACCGCTCAAGTGCGAGGCATTGCTAGAGTTGTGACGGCGGTTGCTAATGGGGATCTCAAGCGCAAATTGATGCTTGAAGCCAAAGGCGAAATTGAAACCTTGGCAGATACGATTAATGAAATGACCGATACTTTAGCTACTTTTGCTGACCAAGTAACGACGGTAGCAAGGGAAGTAGGAATTGAAGGAAAGCTAGGCGGTCAGGCAAAAGTACCGGGGGCGGCGGGTACATGGCGAGACTTAACAGATAATGTTAACGAACTAGCGGCAAATTTGACAACGCAAGTAAGAGCGATCGCAGAAGTAGCAACGGCGGTTACTAAAGGCGACTTAACGCGCTCTATTTCTGTGCAGGCGGAGGGAGAAGTGGCGATTCTTTCTAGCAATATCAACCAAATGATTGCTAATCTGCGTGAAACCACCCAAAAAAATACCGAACAAGATTGGCTGAAAACAAACCTAGCCAAATTTACCAGAATGTTGCAAGGACAAAGAGATTTGGAAGCGGTTTCTAAATTGATTTTGTCAGAACTTGCACCTTTAGTAGGAGCGCAGCAAGGCGTTTTTTATCTGATGGTTTCTGAGGACGTGCATGAGAAATTCCTCAAGTTAATTAGTACCTACGCTTACCGAGAACGCAAGCAACTAGCCAATCAATTTCGGTTGGGGGAGGGATTAGTAGGACAATGTGCTTTAGAAAAAGAGCGAATTTTGCTGACTGAAGTACCTGCCGACTATATCAAAATTGGTTCGGGACTTGGGGAAGCCACACCTCTAAACGCGGTAGTTTTGCCTGTGTTGTTTGAGGGACAAGTAACCGCCGTCATTGAACTTGCTTCTTTTCACCGCTTCAACGATATACATTTAAGCTTTTTTGACCAATTGACCGAAAGTATTGCGATCGTTCTCAATACGATCGCTTCTAGTATGCGTACAGAAGAATTACTTAAGCAATCCCAATCCTTAGCGGAAGAATTACAAAGCCAGCAAAGCGAACTAAGAGAAACTAATCAACGCCTAGAACTGCAAGCAAAATCTCTTAAAGCTTCCGAAGATTTGCTCAAAAATCAGCAAGAGCAATTGCAGCAAACTAACGTTGAATTAGAAGAAAGATCCGAATTATTAGCGGTGCAAAATCAAGAAGTAGAACGCAAAAATCGAGAGATAGATCAAGCAAGACAGACGGTAGAGGAGAAAGCCGACCAATTAGCTCTTAGTTCGCGCTATAAGTCTGAATTTTTGGCGAATATGTCTCATGAATTGCGAACACCATTAAATAGTTTACTGATTTTGTCTAAGTTATTGGGGGATAACAGAACCCGCAATCTCACCCCCAAGCAAGTAGAATACAGCAAAACTATTTATAACGCTGGGACAGAACTATTAACCCTAATTAATGACATCTTGGACTTGGCAAAAATTGAATCGGGAACTATGTCTGTAGATGTTGAACCGATGTTGCTATCAGATTTACGCCAGCAAGTAGAATCAACATTTCGCCAAGTTGCTCAAGATAAAGGCTTACAATTCTCAATTTCTATTGCTCCCACACTCCCACCAACTATTGACACTGACGCTAAACGCTTGCAGCAAATATTAAAAAATCTGCTGGCTAATGCTTTTAAGTTTACAGATAGCGGTCACGTTAGCTTGCAAGTAGAACCAGTAACGGCGGGATGGAACTCTAGCAACCAAAACTTAAATAATGCTCGTAGCGCGATCGCTTTTTCTGTGGTAGATACGGGTATTGGTATCGCCTCAGACAAGCAAAAAGTAATATTTGAGGCGTTTCAACAAGCCGATGGAACTACGAGCCGCAAGTATGGCGGTACGGGATTGGGGTTATCTATTAGCCGAGAAATTGCCCGCTTATTAGGCGGTGAAATTGGCTTAGTTAGCACTCCTGGAAAAGGTAGTAATTTTACGCTCTATTTACCTCAAAATATTACCCATAACGCCCCTGTTGCCTTACCTAGTATAGTTTCCCCATCAATTACGACAATTAACGACGATCGCGCTGAAATAGCCGCTTCTACTAGCCGCAACCATCCCCTACTACTAATTATTGAAGATGACAGCAATTTTGCCCGAATTTTGGTAGATATGGCGCGAGACAATGGCTTTAAGGTACTTTATAGCTCCCGCAGCGAAACAGGGCTAGAAATGGCGCGGAAGTACCAGCCAGACGCAATTATGCTCGATATCCTTTTGCCTGTAATGGATGGGTGGACGGTATTAGACAGGTTGAAACGCGATCGCACTACTCGCCATATTCCTGTACATATATTATCGGTTTCCGAAGAACATCAACGGGGTTTAAACCTTGGTGCAAAGTCTTATCTGCAAAAACCTGTCACTAGCGAAACTTTAACCGATGCCTTGACTAATATTAAAGGTTATATTGAGCGGCGGATTAAAAACTTATTAGTTGTAGAAGATGATGAAGTACAGCGTCACAGCATTGTTGAGCTAATTGGTAACGGGGATGTAGCAACTACTGCTGTAGCGACAGGAGCGGAGGCTTTAGCACAATTAAGCAATACTAATTTTGATTGTATTGTGCTTGACCTTGGCTTACCAGATATGAGCGGGTTTGAACTCATTGAACAAATTAAGCAAGAAACGGGCGGAAATGTGCCGATTATTGTTTATACAAGTAGAGAATTGACTAGAGTTGAAGAAACGGAAATCAAACGCATAGCTGAAGCCATTGTCATTAAAGACGTGCGGAGTCCTGAGAGGCTTTTAGACGAAACAGCTTTGTTTTTGCACCGCATTCAAGCCAATTTGCCTGAATCTCAGCGCCAGATGCTAGAACAGTTGCAGCAAATAGATACGGGTTTAGTGGGCAAAAAAGTCTTAATTGTCGATGATGACGTGCGAAATATTTTTGCGCTGACAAGTATGTTAGAGCTATATCAGATGCAGGTTTTGTATGCTGAAAATGGTAGAGATGCTTTAACTAGGCTGCAAAATACTTCAGAAATTGACATCGTATTGATGGATATTATGATGCCGGAAATGGATGGTTACGAGACAACCCGTGCTATTCGCACTTGCGAACAGTTTAAAACTTTGCCGATCATAGCACTGACGGCTAAAGCGATGAAAGGCGATCGCGAAAAATGTATTGAAGCAGGTGCAT
- a CDS encoding glycosyltransferase family 4 protein, whose translation MLVNLSFVSNKPTGISTYATNLIPHLQKLQPTLLSSQLINDCDCYPIPGNLTPDDGSKGHLRRLLWTQRQLPKIYKQKSSHLLFSPVPEAPLFTDCRYIVTVHDLIPLRFAKLSPLTAYSRYYIPQILKGAQHILCNSKATAKDITDFFGIEPNKITSILLAHDANNFRALNLPLSNYFLYIGRQDPYKNLQRLIAAFAAIPNYHKYQLWIAGSSDPRYTPAIQALIDKLGIANYVKFLDYVAYPQLPIIINSAIALIFPSLWEGFGFPVLEAMACGTPVITSNLSSMPEVAGEAAILVNPYSTAEISQAMANVATSLEKRSQLSALGLLRAEEFSWYKTGQATVKVLSDYL comes from the coding sequence TTGCTAGTTAATTTATCCTTTGTTAGTAATAAACCAACAGGCATAAGTACTTATGCCACTAATTTAATTCCTCATCTCCAAAAGCTACAACCAACATTACTTAGTTCGCAACTAATAAATGATTGTGATTGTTATCCAATCCCAGGAAATTTAACTCCAGACGATGGTAGTAAAGGACATTTACGCCGATTGTTGTGGACGCAAAGGCAATTACCAAAAATATATAAGCAAAAAAGCTCGCATCTTTTATTTTCCCCAGTCCCGGAAGCCCCGCTATTTACAGATTGTCGCTACATTGTCACCGTTCACGATTTGATCCCCTTACGCTTTGCTAAATTATCTCCTCTTACCGCTTACAGCCGCTACTATATTCCCCAGATTTTGAAAGGCGCTCAACATATTCTCTGTAATTCAAAAGCCACGGCTAAAGATATTACCGATTTTTTTGGGATCGAGCCAAACAAAATTACTTCAATCCTATTAGCTCACGATGCCAACAATTTCCGCGCTCTTAACTTACCCTTATCTAACTATTTTCTCTACATCGGTAGACAAGATCCTTACAAAAACTTGCAGCGACTAATTGCCGCCTTTGCCGCCATCCCAAATTACCATAAATATCAACTCTGGATAGCTGGAAGCTCTGACCCACGTTATACTCCGGCAATTCAGGCGCTAATAGACAAATTGGGCATAGCAAATTACGTTAAATTTCTTGATTATGTTGCTTATCCTCAATTACCAATTATTATCAATAGCGCGATCGCTCTTATCTTCCCTAGCTTGTGGGAAGGCTTTGGTTTCCCTGTCCTAGAAGCTATGGCTTGCGGTACGCCCGTAATTACTTCTAACCTCTCCTCCATGCCAGAAGTAGCAGGAGAAGCGGCGATCCTTGTCAATCCTTACAGCACCGCAGAAATTAGCCAAGCCATGGCAAATGTGGCAACTTCTCTTGAAAAGCGATCGCAATTATCGGCGCTTGGTTTACTTAGAGCCGAGGAATTTAGCTGGTACAAAACTGGACAAGCTACCGTAAAAGTTTTATCTGACTATTTGTAA